The genomic window GAAGCCCGATGGTACCTAAACCCCCGGCGTTCAAGCCGAAGCTCGATCTCAAGGACCTCAAGGACTTGGTGGAGCATTTGGGCCTCGTCACCCATCTGGGCCTCACCATGGTGGCCGCCGTGGGTATCGGGTTCGCCCTGGGCGTCTACCTGGACCGGTGGACCGGCGCCGGCGGCGTGTGGAAGGCCGTCTTCATCCCCCTGGGCGCCCTCTCCGGGTTCTGGGCCGTGTACCGGATCGTCCTCCAGACCGGGGACCGCGCCGACCGGAGGCGCCGGTGACCGCTCCCTTTGCGCCCTTTGGCCGGTTTCGCCTACGGGCGCCTGCCCGCACCGCCCTCCTGGGCCTCGGGGTCGCCCTGGCCCTCGCAATGGCCGCGGACCGCGCCGCCGGACTGGGGTTCGCCGTAGGGAGCCTGGCCAGCGCGGCCGCCCTGCACCTGCACGGGGCCCAGATCGACGCCCGGCGCGGTTCTTCCCCCCGCGCCGCCGGCCGCCGCGCGCGCCTGGGCTCCCTGCTCCGCAACGCCGTGCGCGGGGGCGCTCTCGGTCTTGCCTACGCGATGCCCGGCCTTTCTTTCGGGTCTGCGGCCCTGGGCCTCTTCGTGGGCCCCGCGGTGCTCCTCGCCGAGCACCTGGCCGCGCTCCGCACGGCCGCTTGACAGGAGGCCGGGCCGCAGGCGGT from Thermodesulfobacteriota bacterium includes these protein-coding regions:
- a CDS encoding AtpZ/AtpI family protein; the protein is MVPKPPAFKPKLDLKDLKDLVEHLGLVTHLGLTMVAAVGIGFALGVYLDRWTGAGGVWKAVFIPLGALSGFWAVYRIVLQTGDRADRRRR